A genomic region of Micromonospora sp. NBRC 110009 contains the following coding sequences:
- the mtrA gene encoding MtrAB system response regulator MtrA gives MRARVLVVDDDPALAEMLGIVLRSEGFVPSFVADGERALAAFRDSRPDIVLLDLMLPGMSGIDVARAIRTESGVPIVMLTAKSDTVDVVLGLESGADDYVVKPFKPKELVARMRARLRRGEDVAPELLTIGPPGNQITIDVPAHTVTRDGEEVKLTPLEFDLLVALARKPRQVFTREVLLEQVWGYRHAADTRLVNVHVQRLRAKIEPDPERPEIILTVRGVGYKAGTG, from the coding sequence ATGAGAGCCCGGGTACTGGTGGTCGACGACGACCCCGCGCTCGCCGAGATGCTCGGCATCGTCCTGCGCAGCGAGGGCTTCGTGCCCTCCTTCGTCGCGGACGGGGAACGGGCACTGGCCGCGTTCCGTGACAGTCGGCCCGACATCGTCCTGCTCGACCTGATGCTTCCCGGGATGAGCGGCATCGACGTGGCCCGGGCGATCCGGACCGAGTCCGGCGTGCCGATCGTCATGCTCACCGCCAAGAGCGACACCGTCGACGTGGTGCTCGGCCTGGAGTCGGGGGCCGACGACTACGTGGTCAAGCCGTTCAAGCCCAAGGAGCTGGTGGCCCGGATGCGGGCCCGGCTGCGCCGGGGCGAGGACGTGGCGCCGGAGCTGCTCACCATCGGCCCGCCCGGCAACCAGATCACCATCGACGTGCCGGCGCACACGGTCACCCGGGACGGCGAGGAGGTGAAGCTCACCCCGCTGGAGTTCGACCTGCTGGTCGCGCTGGCCCGCAAGCCGCGCCAGGTCTTCACCCGCGAGGTGCTGCTGGAGCAGGTCTGGGGCTATCGGCACGCCGCCGACACCCGGCTGGTCAACGTGCACGTCCAGCGGCTGCGGGCCAAGATCGAGCCGGATCCGGAGCGACCGGAAATCATCCTCACCGTGCGGGGCGTGGGCTACAAGGCTGGTACCGGATAG
- a CDS encoding stage II sporulation protein M — MDLDAYVAAHGAEWRRLEQLTGRRKLDSAEVDELVALYQHAATHLSVLRSRSPDPALVNRLSHLVLTARARITGRSRPSWAAVRRFLLADLPAALYRAWPWWCAVATGFSALSGFLIWFVAGHPDTAAAFIGEDAAADLVDSGFAGYYTEYAAPTFAFHLWTHNAWIAAQCLASGVLVVPVFWLLWQNALNVGVVGGVMISYGRADVFFGLITPHGLLELTGIFVAAGVGLRTGWAWIAPPAHLSRGRAVAEAGRSAIVVAVGLVGLFAISALLEAFVTPAPLPIAVRVAVGATVWLGFLAYALLLGRRAATRPPLAEPPTQEPVRAGRGT; from the coding sequence GTGGATCTCGACGCGTACGTGGCAGCGCACGGCGCCGAGTGGCGGCGGCTGGAGCAGCTGACCGGCCGGCGCAAACTGGACTCGGCCGAGGTCGACGAGCTGGTCGCGCTCTACCAGCACGCCGCCACCCACCTCTCCGTGCTGCGCAGCCGCTCGCCCGACCCGGCGCTGGTCAACCGGCTGTCGCACCTCGTGCTGACCGCCCGGGCCCGGATCACCGGCCGGTCCCGGCCGTCTTGGGCGGCGGTACGCCGGTTCCTCCTCGCCGACCTGCCGGCCGCCCTCTACCGGGCCTGGCCGTGGTGGTGCGCGGTGGCCACCGGGTTCAGCGCGCTCAGCGGCTTCCTCATCTGGTTCGTCGCCGGCCACCCGGACACCGCCGCCGCGTTCATCGGCGAGGACGCCGCCGCCGACCTCGTCGACTCCGGCTTCGCCGGCTACTACACCGAGTACGCGGCGCCGACCTTCGCGTTCCACCTGTGGACGCACAACGCCTGGATCGCCGCGCAGTGCCTCGCCTCCGGAGTGCTGGTGGTGCCGGTGTTCTGGCTGCTCTGGCAGAACGCGCTGAACGTCGGCGTGGTCGGCGGCGTGATGATCTCGTACGGCCGGGCCGACGTCTTCTTCGGTCTGATCACCCCGCACGGGCTGCTGGAGCTCACCGGCATCTTCGTGGCCGCCGGGGTCGGGCTGCGTACCGGCTGGGCGTGGATCGCGCCGCCGGCCCACCTGAGCCGGGGCCGGGCGGTCGCCGAGGCGGGCCGGTCCGCGATCGTGGTGGCCGTCGGCCTGGTCGGGCTCTTCGCGATCTCCGCGCTGCTGGAGGCGTTCGTGACCCCGGCGCCGTTGCCGATCGCCGTCCGGGTGGCCGTCGGCGCCACGGTCTGGCTCGGCTTCCTGGCGTACGCCCTCCTCCTCGGCCGCCGCGCCGCCACCCGCCCGCCGCTGGCGGAGCCGCCCACCCAGGAACCGGTCAGAGCTGGCCGAGGGACTTGA
- a CDS encoding DUF58 domain-containing protein, whose translation MTWRAALLLGAGAVTLPAWPAPFLGVALMTGAVLLLVALDWALAAPLHALTATRTGDRVVRLGGTATVTVHLTNASGRTLRAQVRDAWVPSAGARPDVPPGRLLTVEPGGVATLPVRLTPVRRGDRPARVLTVRSLGPLRLALRQRTGRPDTPPWTLRVLPRFDSRRHLPEKLAKLRVIDGVQVTRGRGQGTEFDTLREYAIGDDVRSIDWRASARRCDVLVRTWRPERDRRLVCVLDTGRTSAVRVGDEPRLDAAIDAALLLTALAARAGDRVDLLAADATLRARVTGSGRPALLARLVDAVAPLQPALVETDFELIAGEVLRRERQRSLVVLFTALEAGALGEGLLPVLPRLAARHRVVIAATHDPVLTGLTVAPPAGPDDPYAAAAAWRALAERDRIRTALARHGVTVVDAPADRLAPTVADTYLRLKSLGQL comes from the coding sequence ATGACCTGGCGGGCGGCGCTGCTGCTCGGGGCGGGCGCGGTCACCCTCCCGGCCTGGCCGGCGCCGTTCCTCGGCGTCGCGCTGATGACCGGCGCGGTGCTGCTGCTGGTCGCCCTCGACTGGGCCCTCGCCGCGCCGCTGCACGCGCTCACCGCCACCCGCACCGGGGACCGGGTGGTCCGGCTGGGCGGCACCGCGACCGTCACCGTGCACCTGACCAACGCCTCCGGTCGTACGCTGCGCGCCCAGGTGCGCGACGCCTGGGTGCCCTCGGCGGGCGCCCGGCCCGACGTACCGCCCGGCCGGCTGCTCACGGTCGAGCCCGGCGGCGTCGCCACGCTGCCGGTCCGCCTCACCCCGGTCCGCCGCGGCGACCGGCCGGCGCGGGTGCTGACCGTGCGCTCCCTCGGGCCGCTGCGGCTCGCCTTGCGGCAGCGCACCGGCCGCCCCGACACGCCACCGTGGACGCTGCGCGTGCTGCCCCGGTTCGACTCCCGCCGGCACCTGCCGGAGAAGCTGGCGAAGCTGCGGGTCATCGACGGCGTCCAGGTCACCCGGGGGCGTGGCCAGGGCACCGAGTTCGACACCCTGCGCGAGTACGCGATCGGCGACGACGTGCGCTCGATCGACTGGCGGGCCAGCGCCCGCCGCTGCGACGTGCTGGTGCGCACCTGGCGACCGGAGCGGGACCGGCGGCTGGTCTGCGTGCTGGACACCGGTCGCACCTCGGCGGTACGCGTCGGCGACGAACCCCGGCTGGACGCCGCGATCGACGCGGCGCTGCTGCTCACCGCGCTGGCCGCCCGGGCCGGCGACCGGGTCGACCTGCTTGCCGCCGACGCCACCCTCCGGGCCAGGGTGACCGGCAGCGGCCGGCCGGCCCTGCTGGCCCGGCTGGTGGACGCGGTCGCCCCGCTCCAACCGGCGCTGGTCGAGACCGACTTCGAGCTGATCGCCGGGGAGGTGCTGCGCCGGGAGCGGCAGCGCAGCCTGGTGGTGCTCTTCACCGCCCTGGAGGCGGGCGCCCTCGGCGAGGGGCTGCTGCCGGTGCTGCCCCGGCTGGCCGCCCGGCACCGGGTGGTGATCGCGGCCACCCACGACCCGGTGCTCACCGGGCTCACCGTCGCACCGCCGGCCGGCCCGGACGACCCGTACGCCGCCGCGGCGGCCTGGCGGGCCCTGGCCGAGCGGGACCGCATCCGGACCGCCCTGGCCCGGCACGGGGTGACCGTGGTGGACGCCCCCGCCGACCGTCTCGCCCCGACGGTCGCCGACACGTACCTCCGCCTCAAGTCCCTCGGCCAGCTCTGA
- a CDS encoding DUF4129 domain-containing protein: MSRWWTEAVAALGDALPLPLAALLLLLAAVLAALGWYFFPAWVPRRLPRPHLPRLRLPRLQRPRLRLPRLRLRLPRRRRAPSAQTPALVPAPRAAEPAPAGHTGLADRLAAEGRYAEAVRERLRDMVRELVTRRVVEPRAGLTVTELTTAAAQVRPGVRPALHAASTIFSDLWYAQRPATPEHDRRMRDLATDLHRELAGDGEGR, translated from the coding sequence GTGAGCCGGTGGTGGACCGAGGCGGTCGCCGCGCTCGGGGACGCCCTGCCGCTGCCGCTGGCCGCCCTGCTCCTGCTGCTCGCCGCGGTGCTGGCGGCGCTCGGCTGGTACTTCTTCCCGGCCTGGGTGCCCCGCCGGCTCCCCCGCCCGCACCTGCCCCGACTCCGCCTGCCCCGACTCCAGCGGCCTCGGCTGCGGCTTCCCCGGCTCCGGCTGCGGTTGCCGAGGCGGCGCCGGGCCCCGTCGGCGCAGACGCCGGCCCTGGTGCCCGCGCCCCGGGCGGCCGAGCCGGCGCCGGCTGGCCACACCGGCCTCGCCGACCGGCTCGCGGCCGAGGGCCGGTACGCCGAGGCGGTCCGGGAGCGGCTGCGCGACATGGTCCGCGAGCTGGTGACGCGGCGGGTGGTGGAGCCCCGTGCCGGGCTGACCGTCACCGAGCTGACCACGGCGGCCGCCCAGGTGCGGCCCGGGGTGCGCCCCGCCCTGCACGCCGCCAGCACGATCTTCTCCGACCTCTGGTACGCGCAACGGCCGGCCACTCCTGAGCACGACCGCCGGATGCGTGACCTCGCCACCGACCTGCACCGCGAACTGGCCGGAGACGGGGAGGGCCGGTGA
- a CDS encoding DUF4350 domain-containing protein, with product MTATLDRPRPAAPARPGRRRHRVLIPLGLAGLLIVATLVCHAVDQPDPADRGFLSPVATGDDGGSRLAEALRGQGVTVRRESDTLRALAAAGPGPTTLFVPAPELLRPATVAALTDELPSGSRLVLVDPSRRVLEGLGLPLLPAERRWATRVTAPDADGRPCPLAEATRAGTAAADRQRYAARGSGTAGRCYAGGLVRVPWRVEVVVIGASDPFRNDRIDEWGNRALATGLLGGPRPLVWLDLPGPAPGPSWSPTPADGGPHERTGGSGGTRQDRAEAPSSWDNPLWDAFPAWFWAMLVQLALAGLLVVLWRARRLGPPVAEPLPVTVRSAETVLGRARLYRRAGARATVAETLRTAARDRLLPRLNLPPDTPPTEVTARVAAHTGADPDRVAELLHGAAPTTDRELLELARDLDTLTRTVVHPTEGDTR from the coding sequence GTGACCGCCACCCTCGACCGGCCCCGCCCCGCCGCCCCGGCCCGGCCCGGACGGCGCCGGCACCGGGTGCTGATCCCGCTCGGGCTGGCCGGGCTGCTCATCGTGGCCACCCTGGTGTGCCACGCCGTGGACCAGCCCGACCCGGCCGACCGCGGCTTCCTCTCCCCGGTCGCCACCGGCGACGACGGCGGCAGCCGGCTGGCCGAGGCGCTGCGTGGGCAGGGCGTGACGGTACGCCGGGAGAGCGACACCCTGCGGGCCCTCGCGGCCGCCGGGCCGGGCCCGACCACCCTCTTCGTCCCGGCCCCAGAGCTGCTGCGCCCGGCCACCGTCGCCGCCCTGACCGACGAGCTGCCCTCCGGCAGCCGGCTGGTGCTGGTCGACCCGTCCCGGCGGGTACTGGAGGGCCTCGGCCTGCCGCTGCTCCCGGCCGAGCGTCGCTGGGCGACCCGGGTCACCGCCCCCGACGCCGACGGCCGCCCGTGCCCGCTGGCCGAGGCGACCCGGGCCGGCACCGCCGCCGCCGACCGTCAGCGGTACGCCGCCCGGGGCAGCGGGACGGCCGGCCGCTGCTACGCCGGCGGCCTGGTCCGGGTCCCCTGGCGCGTCGAGGTGGTGGTGATCGGCGCCAGCGACCCGTTCCGCAACGACCGGATCGACGAGTGGGGCAACCGGGCCCTCGCGACCGGCCTGCTCGGCGGCCCCCGCCCGCTGGTCTGGCTCGACCTGCCCGGCCCGGCTCCGGGCCCGAGCTGGTCACCGACGCCGGCCGACGGCGGCCCGCATGAGCGAACCGGCGGCTCGGGCGGCACCCGGCAGGACCGGGCGGAGGCCCCGTCGAGCTGGGACAACCCGCTCTGGGACGCGTTCCCGGCCTGGTTCTGGGCGATGCTGGTCCAGCTCGCGCTGGCCGGGCTGCTGGTGGTGCTCTGGCGGGCCCGCCGGCTCGGCCCGCCGGTGGCCGAGCCGCTGCCGGTGACCGTCCGCTCCGCGGAGACCGTGCTCGGCCGGGCCCGGCTCTACCGGCGGGCGGGTGCCCGGGCAACGGTGGCCGAGACGCTGCGCACCGCCGCACGGGACCGGCTGCTGCCCCGGCTCAACCTGCCGCCCGACACCCCACCCACCGAGGTGACCGCCCGGGTCGCCGCGCACACCGGCGCCGACCCCGACCGGGTGGCGGAGCTGCTGCACGGCGCCGCGCCGACCACCGACCGGGAGCTGCTGGAACTGGCCCGCGACCTGGACACGCTGACCCGTACCGTCGTCCATCCGACCGAAGGAGACACCCGGTGA
- a CDS encoding RDD family protein → MRAQPPPPASWADAGLVSGEAVELDVRAARLGSRVLALLIDLLAQLVVALLLSTVLSTLLLLLPGGLFDAALSGALQTVLLVLVLVGYPVLMERFVGGRTLGKLAVGLRVVRADGGPVGVGQSLTRALVGVAVEWPGLVLPLLSWAASVTVMLSDPRGRRLGDLVAGTLVVHTRGAGVWRPVPPAVPPLLGWAATLDLSRVDDGLALAVRQYLGRVHQLSEPDRTRLGRELWAEVAAVTSPPPPWAAPEPAYLAAVLAERGRRAAYRLGRTRAVTAALWPELAPPLAVVAPVAVPTSVASAPTTLRPAAPAAAVPTWPDPVRGQRAPVDAER, encoded by the coding sequence GTGCGCGCGCAACCTCCCCCACCGGCGTCGTGGGCCGATGCCGGTCTGGTCAGCGGCGAGGCGGTCGAGCTCGACGTCCGAGCGGCCCGGCTGGGTTCCCGGGTGCTCGCCCTGCTGATCGACCTGCTGGCCCAGCTGGTGGTGGCGCTGCTGCTGTCGACCGTGCTGTCGACGCTGCTGCTCCTGCTGCCGGGCGGTCTCTTCGACGCCGCCCTGTCCGGGGCGTTGCAGACCGTGCTGCTGGTCCTCGTGCTGGTCGGCTACCCGGTGCTGATGGAGCGCTTCGTCGGCGGCCGGACGCTGGGCAAGCTGGCCGTGGGGCTGCGGGTGGTCCGCGCCGACGGCGGTCCGGTCGGGGTCGGCCAGTCGCTGACCCGGGCCCTGGTGGGGGTCGCGGTGGAGTGGCCGGGCCTGGTGCTGCCGCTGCTGAGCTGGGCGGCGAGCGTGACGGTGATGCTGAGCGACCCGCGCGGGCGCCGGCTGGGCGACCTGGTCGCCGGCACGCTGGTGGTGCACACCCGGGGCGCGGGGGTGTGGCGGCCCGTCCCGCCGGCCGTGCCGCCGCTGCTCGGCTGGGCGGCGACCCTCGACCTGAGCCGGGTCGACGACGGGTTGGCGTTGGCCGTCCGGCAGTACCTCGGCCGGGTGCACCAGCTCAGCGAGCCGGACCGGACCCGGCTGGGCCGGGAGCTGTGGGCCGAGGTCGCCGCGGTCACCTCGCCACCGCCTCCGTGGGCCGCGCCCGAGCCGGCGTACCTCGCCGCGGTGCTGGCCGAGCGGGGCCGGCGCGCGGCGTACCGGCTGGGGCGGACCCGGGCGGTCACCGCCGCGCTCTGGCCGGAGCTGGCCCCGCCGCTCGCGGTCGTGGCGCCGGTCGCCGTCCCGACCTCGGTGGCGTCGGCCCCGACGACGCTGCGGCCCGCCGCGCCGGCGGCCGCCGTCCCCACCTGGCCCGATCCGGTACGCGGACAGCGCGCACCGGTCGACGCGGAGCGCTGA
- a CDS encoding AAA family ATPase, producing the protein MTGPVIAAAPAVAQPDARAALHRLRTEVAKAVVGQDAVVTGLVIALLCRGHVLLEGVPGVAKTLLVRTVATALDLASKRVQFTPDLMPGDVTGSLIFDPHTAAFTFREGPVFTNLLLADEINRTPPKTQSALLEVMEERQVSVEGERRPLPEPFIVAATQNPIEYEGTYPLPEAQLDRFLLKLTVPLPSRDEELGVLRAHHAGFDPRDLRAAGVRPVATAADLAAAREAVRAVYVAEPVLGYIVDLCRATRLAPALELGASPRGATALLSTAKAWSWLAGRDHVTPDDVKAVARPTLRHRLRLRPEVELEGMTVDAVLDAVLATVPTPR; encoded by the coding sequence GTGACCGGACCCGTCATCGCCGCCGCGCCGGCCGTCGCGCAGCCCGACGCCCGTGCCGCCCTGCACCGGCTGCGCACCGAGGTGGCCAAGGCCGTCGTCGGGCAGGACGCGGTGGTCACCGGCCTGGTGATCGCCCTGCTCTGCCGCGGGCACGTGCTGCTGGAGGGCGTACCGGGGGTGGCCAAGACGCTGCTCGTCCGGACCGTGGCCACCGCGCTCGACCTGGCATCCAAGCGGGTCCAGTTCACCCCCGACCTGATGCCCGGCGACGTCACCGGCTCGCTGATCTTCGACCCGCACACCGCCGCGTTCACCTTCCGGGAGGGGCCGGTCTTCACCAACCTGCTCCTCGCCGACGAGATCAACCGGACCCCGCCGAAGACCCAGTCGGCGCTGCTGGAGGTCATGGAGGAGCGGCAGGTCTCCGTCGAGGGCGAGCGCCGCCCGCTGCCCGAGCCGTTCATCGTCGCGGCCACCCAGAACCCCATCGAGTACGAGGGCACCTACCCGCTGCCCGAGGCGCAGCTCGACCGGTTCCTGCTCAAGCTGACCGTGCCGCTGCCCAGCCGGGACGAGGAGCTGGGCGTGCTCCGCGCCCACCACGCCGGCTTCGACCCGCGTGACCTGCGGGCGGCCGGCGTACGCCCGGTGGCCACCGCGGCCGACCTGGCCGCCGCCCGGGAGGCGGTCCGCGCGGTGTACGTGGCCGAGCCGGTGCTCGGCTACATCGTGGACCTGTGCCGGGCCACCCGGCTCGCCCCGGCGCTGGAGCTGGGCGCCTCACCCCGCGGCGCCACCGCGCTGCTCAGCACCGCCAAGGCGTGGTCCTGGCTGGCCGGGCGGGACCACGTCACCCCGGACGACGTGAAGGCGGTCGCCCGGCCCACCCTGCGGCACCGGCTCCGGCTGCGCCCCGAGGTCGAGCTGGAGGGCATGACCGTCGACGCGGTGCTGGACGCGGTGCTGGCCACCGTGCCGACGCCGCGATGA